In Daucus carota subsp. sativus chromosome 4, DH1 v3.0, whole genome shotgun sequence, one DNA window encodes the following:
- the LOC108217063 gene encoding uncharacterized protein LOC108217063, with the protein MPVNGLLNRLCSETSDNLIKVASVIWGVWWARNKCVWDGQKMSPAIAMHWSSKQITNWRQAQDKRKAARNQLERDRNAYTTRWSVPNHGELKLNVDASVLDGANFFSVGMVLRDHHGTFVKGRVLKIAGKVEVIEAELIGILEALQWIKDIQGYSVIIENDSLPSVQAINGKSINLLEAGIFIEQAREFISSRNWIELGFVKKQANKVAHLMAGLPCMLNGFIDLLCPPSCMLETLVSDI; encoded by the coding sequence ATGCCCGTGAATGGGCTTCTCAATAGACTTTGTTCAGAAACAAGTGATAACCTAATCAAAGTAGCATCAGTGATCTGGGGAGTGTGGTGGGCGAGAAACAAATGCGTATGGGATGGTCAAAAGATGTCCCCTGCTATAGCAATGCATTGGAGCTCGAAACAAATCACTAACTGGAGACAAGCTCAAGATAAAAGGAAGGCAGCTCGTAACCAGCTAGAGAGGGACAGAAATGCTTACACTACCAGGTGGTCAGTGCCAAATCATGGAGAACTAAAACTCAATGTTGACGCCTCTGTTTTAGACGGAGCTAATTTCTTCTCGGTGGGAATGGTATTAAGAGATCATCATGGCACTTTTGTGAAAGGAAGAGTTCTGAAGATAGCTGGCAAAGTTGAAGTTATAGAAGCTGAATTAATTGGTATTCTGGAAGCTCTCCAGTGGATAAAAGACATCCAAGGCTACTCTGTTATTATCGAAAACGACTCGCTGCCAAGTGTCCAGGCAATTAATGGAAAATCCATAAATCTGTTGGAAGCTGGGATCTTCATTGAGCAAGCTCGAGAGTTCATTAGCAGTAGGAATTGGATTGAGTTGGGTTTTGTAAAGAAGCAAGCTAACAAGGTAGCTCACTTGATGGCTGGACTACCTTGTATGCTCAATGGTTTCATTGATTTATTGTGTCCTCCGTCATGTATGTTGGAGACACTTGTGTCGGATATTTGA